In Cheilinus undulatus linkage group 14, ASM1832078v1, whole genome shotgun sequence, a genomic segment contains:
- the sel1l gene encoding protein sel-1 homolog 1 isoform X1 — protein sequence MGYKRCLKTARSFYLLTILLLVAVKGVTADEEQHVDDGPELKSYHDPDSDEEDVRLTSEIAAGASVSAGHDVSQPEEEKPSPEVGLEGEEKEDLPEQPPPVQEKPKEVPVVNGGTAHGEPCIFPFLFQGQEYSDCTTDGRGDGRLWCATTYDYDQEKKWGFCETEEQAQQRLQAEETEEQYQSILRVLNTTTRKTQKRELYEKLQRVADKGHQKAMEKVAYAMLFGDYMNQNITKAKEMFEKLAVEGSPKAQTALGFLYAAGLGVNSSQAKALVYYTFGALGGNLIAHMILGYRYWGGVGVPQSCESALTHYRLVANQVASDVSLTGGSAVQRIRLLDEVENPGSTSGMLEEDLIQYYQFLAEKGDVQAQVGLGQLHLHGGRGVEQNHQKAYDYFTQAANAGNTHAMAFLGKMYSEGSEYLPQNNETALQYFKKASDLGNPVGQSGLGMAYLYGRGVPVNYELALKYFQKAAEQGWVDGQLQLGTMYYNGIGVKRDYKQALKFFNLASQASHILAFYNLAQMHATGTGVMRSCHTAVELFKNVCERGRWSERLMTAYGSFKEGDTDAALVQYLLLAEQGYEVAQSNVAFILDQKGAKIFSENETYPRALLHWTRAAAQGYTVARIKLGDYHFYGYGTDVDYETAVIHYRLASEQQHSAQAMFNLGYMHEKGLGIKQDIHLAKRFYDMAAEASPDAQVPVFLALCKLGLIYTLQYLKDLNLKELISQVDLDQLLGPEWDLYLMTVIALLLGTVIAYRQRQHQIIVPPRPPAPAPQPAPAPPPRPPQEQTQAPAEPQGQGETQAQDPAPEEEQQQQ from the exons ATGGGCTATAAGAGGTGTTTAAAGACGGCAAGATCGTTTTATTTGTTGACCATCCTGCTGCTAGTCGCTGTCAAAGGAGTAACAGCTG ATGAAGAGCAACACGTAGACGATGGCCCGGAGCTAAAG TCTTATCATGACCCTGACTCTGATGAGGAGGATGTTCGTTTGACATCAGAAATTGCAGCTGGGGCTTCAGTGTCCGCTGGTCATGATGTCTCCCAGCCAGAAGAAGAGAAACCATCACCTGAGGTCGGGCtggagggagaggagaaggaggatcTGCCCGAGCAGCCTCCTCCAGTTCAGGAGAAACCTAAAGAGG TTCCGGTGGTGAACGGAGGCACAGCACATGGTGAGCCCTGCATCTTCCCTTTCCTCTTCCAGGGGCAGGAGTATTCAGACTGTACCACTGATGGACGCGGGGATGGACGGCTGTGGTGTGCTACGACTTATGACTATGACCAGGAGAAGAAGTGGGGATTCTGTGAAA CGGAGGAGCAGGCACAGCAGAGACTACAggcagaggagacagaggaacAGTATCAGTCCATCCTGAGGGTTCTGAATACCACGACAAGAAAGACCCAGAAGAGAGA ATTATACGAAAAGCTGCAGAGAGTAGCAGACAAAGGTCATCAGAAAGCCATGGAGAAGGTGGCGTATGCCATGCTGTTTGGAGACTATATGAATCAGAACATCACCAAAGCAAAAGAAATGTTCGAGAAGCTCGCTGTGGAGGGCTCGCCTAAAGCTCAGACG GCTCTTGGCTTTCTGTATGCAGCTGGACTTGGCGTCAACTCGAGTCAGGCCAAG GCCTTGGTTTACTACACCTTTGGTGCCCTGGGTGGAAACTTGATAGCTCACATGATCCTG GGGTACAGATACTGGGGAGGAGTGGGAGTCCCCCAGAGCTGTGAATCAGCGCTAACACACTACAGGCTGGTGGCAAATCAAG TGGCCAGTGATGTGTCTCTGACGGGGGGCTCAGCAGTGCAGAGGATCAGGCTGCTGGACGAGGTGGAGAACCCAGGATCAACCAGCGGGATGCTGGAGGAAGACCTGATTCAGTATTATCAGTTTCTAGCTGAGAAAGGAGATGTTCAGGCTCAG GTGGGGTTAGGTCAGCTGCACCTGCATGGAGGACGTGGAGTTGAACAGAACCACCAG AAGGCGTATGACTACTTCACCCAGGCTGCAAATGCTGGGAATACACATGCTATGGCTTTCCTTGGCAAG ATGTACTCAGAAGGCAGCGAGTATCTTCCTCAGAACAACGAGACAGCCCTGCAGTACTTTAAAAAGGCTTCAGACTTG ggTAATCCAGTGGGACAGAGTGGCCTGGGCATGGCCTACCTTTATGGAAGAGGTGTCCCAGTG AACTACGAGCTGGCACTGAAATATTTCCAGAAAGCAGCAGAGCAAGGCTGGGTGGACGGACAGCTCCAGCTGGGAACCATGTATTACA ACGGCATTGGTGTGAAGCGTGATTACAAGCAGGCCCTTAAATTCTTCAACCTAGCCTCACAGGCGAGCCACATCCTGGCTTTCTACAACCTTGCTCAGATGCATGCCACGGGTACAGGAGTGATGCGCTCCTGTCACACCGCTGTGGAG CTTTTCAAGAATGTGTGTGAGCGGGGTCGATGGTCAGAGCGTCTCATGACGGCCTACGGCAGCTTTAAGGAGGGCGACACAGATGCTGCGCTGGTCCAGTATCTGCTGCTGGCTGAGCAGGGCTACGAGGTGGCCCAGAGCAATGTGGCCTTCATTCTGGACCAGA AAGGAGCAAAGATCTTCAGTGAGAATGAGACATATCCACGTGCTCTGCTCCACTGGACAAGAGCTGCAGCACAAG GTTACACTGTGGCGAGGATAAAACTGGGAGATTACCACTTTTATGGCTACGGTACGGACGTGGACTATGAGACAGCAGTCATCCACTACAGATTAGCATCAGAGCAGCAGCACAGTGCTCAGGCCATGTTTAACCTGGGCTACATGCATGAGAAGGGCCTGGGTATCAAACAG GACATTCATCTAGCCAAGCGTTTCTATGACATGGCTGCTGAAGCCAGTCCTGATGCCCAGGTCCCAGTGTTCCTGGCTCTGTGTAAACTGGGTTTGATTTACACCCTGCAGTACCTGAAGGATCTTAAT TTGAAGGAGCTAATTTCTCAGGTGGACCTGGACCAGCTCCTTGGCCCAGAGTGGGACCTCTACCTCATGACCGTCATTGCCCTGCTGCTGGGCACGGTCATCGCCTACAGACAGCGCCAACACCAAATCATAGTCCCCCCTCGTCCGCCAGCTCCTGCCCCTCAACCTGCTCCGGCCCCGCCTCCAAGACCGCCTCAGGAGCAGACGCAAGCCCCGGCTGAGCCGCAGGGTCAGGGAGAAACACAAGCCCAGGACCCGGCCCCCGAGGaggaacagcagcagcagtga
- the sel1l gene encoding protein sel-1 homolog 1 isoform X2, with protein sequence MSRSCVSYEEQHVDDGPELKSYHDPDSDEEDVRLTSEIAAGASVSAGHDVSQPEEEKPSPEVGLEGEEKEDLPEQPPPVQEKPKEVPVVNGGTAHGEPCIFPFLFQGQEYSDCTTDGRGDGRLWCATTYDYDQEKKWGFCETEEQAQQRLQAEETEEQYQSILRVLNTTTRKTQKRELYEKLQRVADKGHQKAMEKVAYAMLFGDYMNQNITKAKEMFEKLAVEGSPKAQTALGFLYAAGLGVNSSQAKALVYYTFGALGGNLIAHMILGYRYWGGVGVPQSCESALTHYRLVANQVASDVSLTGGSAVQRIRLLDEVENPGSTSGMLEEDLIQYYQFLAEKGDVQAQVGLGQLHLHGGRGVEQNHQKAYDYFTQAANAGNTHAMAFLGKMYSEGSEYLPQNNETALQYFKKASDLGNPVGQSGLGMAYLYGRGVPVNYELALKYFQKAAEQGWVDGQLQLGTMYYNGIGVKRDYKQALKFFNLASQASHILAFYNLAQMHATGTGVMRSCHTAVELFKNVCERGRWSERLMTAYGSFKEGDTDAALVQYLLLAEQGYEVAQSNVAFILDQKGAKIFSENETYPRALLHWTRAAAQGYTVARIKLGDYHFYGYGTDVDYETAVIHYRLASEQQHSAQAMFNLGYMHEKGLGIKQDIHLAKRFYDMAAEASPDAQVPVFLALCKLGLIYTLQYLKDLNLKELISQVDLDQLLGPEWDLYLMTVIALLLGTVIAYRQRQHQIIVPPRPPAPAPQPAPAPPPRPPQEQTQAPAEPQGQGETQAQDPAPEEEQQQQ encoded by the exons ATGTCGAGGAGCTGTGTCTCTT ATGAAGAGCAACACGTAGACGATGGCCCGGAGCTAAAG TCTTATCATGACCCTGACTCTGATGAGGAGGATGTTCGTTTGACATCAGAAATTGCAGCTGGGGCTTCAGTGTCCGCTGGTCATGATGTCTCCCAGCCAGAAGAAGAGAAACCATCACCTGAGGTCGGGCtggagggagaggagaaggaggatcTGCCCGAGCAGCCTCCTCCAGTTCAGGAGAAACCTAAAGAGG TTCCGGTGGTGAACGGAGGCACAGCACATGGTGAGCCCTGCATCTTCCCTTTCCTCTTCCAGGGGCAGGAGTATTCAGACTGTACCACTGATGGACGCGGGGATGGACGGCTGTGGTGTGCTACGACTTATGACTATGACCAGGAGAAGAAGTGGGGATTCTGTGAAA CGGAGGAGCAGGCACAGCAGAGACTACAggcagaggagacagaggaacAGTATCAGTCCATCCTGAGGGTTCTGAATACCACGACAAGAAAGACCCAGAAGAGAGA ATTATACGAAAAGCTGCAGAGAGTAGCAGACAAAGGTCATCAGAAAGCCATGGAGAAGGTGGCGTATGCCATGCTGTTTGGAGACTATATGAATCAGAACATCACCAAAGCAAAAGAAATGTTCGAGAAGCTCGCTGTGGAGGGCTCGCCTAAAGCTCAGACG GCTCTTGGCTTTCTGTATGCAGCTGGACTTGGCGTCAACTCGAGTCAGGCCAAG GCCTTGGTTTACTACACCTTTGGTGCCCTGGGTGGAAACTTGATAGCTCACATGATCCTG GGGTACAGATACTGGGGAGGAGTGGGAGTCCCCCAGAGCTGTGAATCAGCGCTAACACACTACAGGCTGGTGGCAAATCAAG TGGCCAGTGATGTGTCTCTGACGGGGGGCTCAGCAGTGCAGAGGATCAGGCTGCTGGACGAGGTGGAGAACCCAGGATCAACCAGCGGGATGCTGGAGGAAGACCTGATTCAGTATTATCAGTTTCTAGCTGAGAAAGGAGATGTTCAGGCTCAG GTGGGGTTAGGTCAGCTGCACCTGCATGGAGGACGTGGAGTTGAACAGAACCACCAG AAGGCGTATGACTACTTCACCCAGGCTGCAAATGCTGGGAATACACATGCTATGGCTTTCCTTGGCAAG ATGTACTCAGAAGGCAGCGAGTATCTTCCTCAGAACAACGAGACAGCCCTGCAGTACTTTAAAAAGGCTTCAGACTTG ggTAATCCAGTGGGACAGAGTGGCCTGGGCATGGCCTACCTTTATGGAAGAGGTGTCCCAGTG AACTACGAGCTGGCACTGAAATATTTCCAGAAAGCAGCAGAGCAAGGCTGGGTGGACGGACAGCTCCAGCTGGGAACCATGTATTACA ACGGCATTGGTGTGAAGCGTGATTACAAGCAGGCCCTTAAATTCTTCAACCTAGCCTCACAGGCGAGCCACATCCTGGCTTTCTACAACCTTGCTCAGATGCATGCCACGGGTACAGGAGTGATGCGCTCCTGTCACACCGCTGTGGAG CTTTTCAAGAATGTGTGTGAGCGGGGTCGATGGTCAGAGCGTCTCATGACGGCCTACGGCAGCTTTAAGGAGGGCGACACAGATGCTGCGCTGGTCCAGTATCTGCTGCTGGCTGAGCAGGGCTACGAGGTGGCCCAGAGCAATGTGGCCTTCATTCTGGACCAGA AAGGAGCAAAGATCTTCAGTGAGAATGAGACATATCCACGTGCTCTGCTCCACTGGACAAGAGCTGCAGCACAAG GTTACACTGTGGCGAGGATAAAACTGGGAGATTACCACTTTTATGGCTACGGTACGGACGTGGACTATGAGACAGCAGTCATCCACTACAGATTAGCATCAGAGCAGCAGCACAGTGCTCAGGCCATGTTTAACCTGGGCTACATGCATGAGAAGGGCCTGGGTATCAAACAG GACATTCATCTAGCCAAGCGTTTCTATGACATGGCTGCTGAAGCCAGTCCTGATGCCCAGGTCCCAGTGTTCCTGGCTCTGTGTAAACTGGGTTTGATTTACACCCTGCAGTACCTGAAGGATCTTAAT TTGAAGGAGCTAATTTCTCAGGTGGACCTGGACCAGCTCCTTGGCCCAGAGTGGGACCTCTACCTCATGACCGTCATTGCCCTGCTGCTGGGCACGGTCATCGCCTACAGACAGCGCCAACACCAAATCATAGTCCCCCCTCGTCCGCCAGCTCCTGCCCCTCAACCTGCTCCGGCCCCGCCTCCAAGACCGCCTCAGGAGCAGACGCAAGCCCCGGCTGAGCCGCAGGGTCAGGGAGAAACACAAGCCCAGGACCCGGCCCCCGAGGaggaacagcagcagcagtga